In the genome of Persephonella sp. KM09-Lau-8, one region contains:
- the hfq gene encoding RNA chaperone Hfq, translated as MNVQDELLQELKEEGKEVVIYLTRGTRITGKILEADQFTILLDVNGEKQLVYKHAISTIVAET; from the coding sequence ATGAACGTGCAGGATGAGCTGCTTCAAGAATTGAAAGAAGAAGGAAAAGAAGTTGTTATCTATCTAACAAGAGGAACAAGAATAACAGGAAAAATCCTTGAAGCAGACCAGTTTACAATACTCCTTGATGTAAATGGGGAAAAACAGCTTGTTTATAAACATGCAATAAGCACTATCGTTGCAGAAACTTAA
- the miaA gene encoding tRNA (adenosine(37)-N6)-dimethylallyltransferase MiaA has product MKIIVITGLTATGKSEIAVEVAKQINGEIISADSMMVYKYMDIGTAKPTPEEMQGIPHYLIDVVEPDYNFSAKDFIELAQEKIKDIQERGKLPIIVGGTWLYIQTLLYGLSEAPPTDWKIRERLYKEKNLYEKLKQIDPEYAAKIHPNDTKRIVRALEVYEISGKPFSSFQKEHSFKEKKYDFIGFVFHTDREKLWDRIEKRVDKMFRLGLVDEVKNLMDMGYENSITAKQAIGYKEIIPYLKGEISLDEAKDMVVKNTKDFAKRQKRAFRSKLKSENGWLWIDPFTYTKEKLLDTIIKKYEVEVSK; this is encoded by the coding sequence ATGAAAATTATAGTCATAACTGGGCTTACTGCAACAGGTAAATCAGAAATTGCAGTGGAGGTTGCAAAACAAATAAACGGAGAAATTATAAGTGCAGACTCTATGATGGTCTATAAATATATGGACATAGGAACGGCAAAACCTACACCAGAAGAGATGCAAGGAATTCCCCATTACCTTATTGATGTGGTTGAACCTGACTACAATTTTTCAGCAAAGGATTTTATTGAGCTGGCACAGGAAAAAATAAAGGATATACAGGAAAGGGGAAAACTTCCTATTATTGTCGGGGGGACATGGCTTTATATTCAGACCCTTTTATATGGTTTATCAGAAGCACCACCAACAGACTGGAAAATCCGTGAAAGACTTTATAAAGAAAAAAATCTATATGAAAAACTAAAACAGATTGACCCAGAATATGCTGCTAAAATTCATCCAAATGATACAAAGCGAATAGTTAGGGCCCTTGAGGTTTATGAAATTAGCGGAAAGCCTTTTTCCTCATTCCAAAAGGAACACAGCTTTAAAGAAAAAAAATATGATTTTATAGGCTTTGTGTTTCATACAGACAGGGAAAAATTATGGGACAGAATTGAAAAAAGGGTAGATAAAATGTTCAGGTTAGGGCTTGTGGATGAAGTAAAAAATCTTATGGATATGGGTTATGAAAACAGCATCACTGCAAAACAGGCTATTGGCTACAAAGAGATTATCCCTTATCTTAAAGGAGAAATATCCTTAGATGAAGCAAAAGATATGGTTGTGAAAAACACAAAGGATTTTGCAAAAAGGCAGAAAAGAGCTTTCAGGTCTAAATTAAAATCTGAAAATGGCTGGCTCTGGATAGACCCTTTCACCTATACAAAAGAAAAACTTTTAGATACAATTATAAAAAAATATGAAGTGGAGGTATCAAAATGA